A stretch of the Amycolatopsis sp. BJA-103 genome encodes the following:
- the dprA gene encoding DNA-processing protein DprA translates to MSEFEAERIARSYLLRVAEPPAPALADFVGEHGPVLAAERVRLAECPPKVRDETAARRAHDYAERDLERAAVGETRLVIPEDGEWPAWPLLSLAVAQNRGVSGTAPPLALWVRGPARLDEAVDQAIAIVGARAATEYGEHCAAEMGYHLASRGIPVFSGAAYGIDGAAHRGALSAGGTTVALLGCGIDAGYPAQHTTLLRTIGKTGAVVSEYPPGTSPARHRFLVRNRLIAALTEGTVVVEAGRRSGARNTAGTAGALGKVVMAMPGPVSSGMSAGCHALIREGEATLVTSVDEILETAGRLGQPVADPSKPRRRTDRLGPEALRVHDALSERSARPEERIAAESGVPVERVRALLPELELDGFAERGDAGWRRRIAKT, encoded by the coding sequence ATGAGTGAATTCGAGGCCGAACGGATCGCGCGGTCGTACCTGCTGCGCGTGGCCGAGCCCCCGGCACCCGCCTTGGCCGATTTCGTCGGTGAACACGGCCCGGTCCTTGCCGCGGAACGGGTGCGGCTGGCCGAGTGCCCGCCGAAGGTGCGCGACGAGACGGCCGCGCGGCGAGCGCACGACTACGCCGAGCGTGATCTGGAGCGGGCGGCCGTCGGCGAGACCCGGCTCGTGATCCCGGAAGACGGCGAATGGCCTGCCTGGCCGCTGCTTTCGCTGGCCGTCGCCCAGAACAGGGGCGTCTCCGGGACGGCGCCCCCGCTGGCGTTGTGGGTCCGCGGCCCGGCCAGGCTCGACGAGGCGGTGGACCAGGCGATCGCGATCGTCGGCGCCCGCGCGGCGACCGAGTACGGCGAGCACTGCGCGGCCGAGATGGGCTATCACCTGGCAAGCAGGGGAATCCCGGTGTTCTCGGGGGCGGCGTACGGCATCGACGGCGCGGCCCACCGGGGTGCGCTGAGCGCGGGCGGCACCACGGTCGCCCTGCTCGGCTGCGGAATCGATGCCGGCTACCCGGCCCAGCACACGACCTTGTTGCGCACCATCGGGAAGACCGGCGCGGTGGTCAGCGAGTACCCGCCGGGAACCTCGCCCGCCCGGCATCGCTTCCTCGTCCGGAACAGGCTCATCGCGGCGCTCACCGAAGGGACGGTCGTGGTCGAGGCGGGCAGGCGCAGCGGCGCGCGGAACACCGCCGGTACGGCCGGGGCACTGGGCAAGGTCGTGATGGCGATGCCGGGGCCGGTGTCGTCCGGGATGTCCGCCGGCTGCCACGCGCTGATTCGCGAAGGCGAGGCAACACTGGTGACCTCGGTCGACGAGATCCTCGAGACGGCCGGGCGGCTCGGGCAGCCCGTCGCGGATCCGTCGAAACCGCGCCGCCGCACCGATCGGCTCGGCCCGGAGGCGCTGCGAGTCCACGACGCCCTGTCCGAACGGTCGGCGAGGCCCGAGGAACGGATCGCCGCCGAATCCGGCGTCCCGGTCGAACGCGTCCGCGCGCTGCTTCCCGAACTGGAACTCGACGGCTTCGCGGAAAGGGGTGACGCAGGGTGGCGAAGACGGATCGCCAAGACCTGA
- a CDS encoding YifB family Mg chelatase-like AAA ATPase, whose translation MALAKAWSVALLGVDGKMIEIEADIGGGSPKVTMVGLPDTGLKEAKDRVRSAVRNSQQTWPDERVILGLSPANLPKVGSGYDLGIAAAVLAATGAVPATKLLNTVLLGELALDGRVRAVRGVLPGLLAARNAGYRRAVVPAESLFEAALVDGLEVGGVARLSDFVDWLKGEGELARPEPFADQEPPRVPDLVDVVGQPEARWALEVAAAGGHHLLMTGPPGVGKTMLAKRLPGLLPRLTAEESLQVTAVHSIDGSLSRSAPLVTVPPFVAPHHSISVPALIGGGSGLAVPGAISRAHRGILFLDEVCEFGPERLESLRTVLEEGEVRIARVKGAVRYPARFQLVLATNPCPCAPAKDADCTCSAAARRRYLGRLSGPLLDRVDLRVRLRPLSALSAHLSEPPEPSAAVRERVLEARERAGKRWAEQGWPTNAEVPGPALRREFALPPQVTALLDRALERGAITARGADRCLRIAWTLADLKGAESPEADEVAAALNFRERSSG comes from the coding sequence ATGGCGCTGGCGAAGGCCTGGTCCGTCGCGCTCCTCGGCGTCGACGGCAAGATGATCGAGATCGAGGCCGACATCGGCGGCGGGTCGCCGAAGGTGACGATGGTGGGGCTGCCCGACACCGGGTTGAAGGAGGCGAAGGACCGCGTCCGGTCCGCCGTCCGCAACTCGCAGCAGACCTGGCCCGACGAACGAGTGATCCTCGGCCTGTCCCCGGCGAACCTGCCGAAGGTGGGATCCGGCTACGACCTGGGCATCGCGGCGGCGGTCCTGGCGGCGACGGGAGCGGTTCCGGCCACGAAGCTGCTGAACACCGTGCTGCTCGGCGAACTCGCCCTCGACGGCAGGGTGCGGGCCGTCCGCGGGGTGCTGCCGGGATTGCTGGCGGCGCGCAACGCCGGGTACCGGCGGGCGGTCGTCCCCGCCGAGTCGCTGTTCGAAGCCGCTCTCGTGGACGGTCTGGAGGTCGGCGGGGTGGCCCGGCTGAGCGACTTCGTGGACTGGCTCAAGGGTGAAGGGGAACTTGCCCGGCCCGAGCCCTTCGCCGACCAGGAGCCGCCTCGGGTTCCCGATCTCGTCGACGTCGTGGGACAGCCGGAAGCGCGGTGGGCACTGGAAGTGGCCGCGGCGGGCGGGCATCACCTGCTGATGACCGGCCCTCCCGGGGTGGGCAAGACGATGCTCGCGAAACGCCTTCCGGGCCTCCTTCCGCGGCTGACCGCGGAAGAGTCGTTACAGGTCACCGCGGTCCATTCGATCGACGGTTCGCTCTCCCGGTCCGCACCGCTGGTCACCGTGCCGCCGTTCGTCGCGCCGCATCATTCGATCAGCGTGCCCGCCCTGATCGGCGGGGGCAGCGGGCTGGCCGTGCCCGGGGCGATCAGCAGAGCGCACCGGGGAATCCTGTTCCTCGACGAGGTCTGCGAGTTCGGCCCGGAACGGCTGGAGTCGCTGCGCACGGTGCTCGAAGAGGGCGAAGTGCGGATCGCGAGGGTCAAAGGCGCCGTGCGGTACCCGGCACGTTTCCAGTTGGTGCTGGCGACCAACCCCTGTCCTTGCGCACCGGCGAAGGACGCCGATTGCACGTGCTCGGCGGCCGCGCGCCGGCGGTACTTGGGCAGGCTGTCCGGCCCGTTACTCGATCGAGTGGATTTGCGGGTTCGGCTGCGGCCACTTTCCGCGCTCAGCGCACACCTGAGCGAGCCGCCCGAACCGTCGGCGGCCGTCCGGGAACGGGTGCTGGAGGCTCGCGAGCGAGCCGGAAAACGCTGGGCGGAACAGGGCTGGCCGACGAACGCGGAAGTGCCCGGCCCGGCACTGCGCCGCGAGTTCGCCCTGCCACCGCAGGTCACTGCGTTGCTGGACCGGGCGCTCGAGCGGGGTGCGATCACCGCGCGCGGCGCTGACCGTTGCCTTCGCATCGCTTGGACGCTCGCCGATCTGAAAGGCGCCGAGAGTCCGGAGGCGGACGAGGTCGCGGCCGCCCTGAACTTTCGGGAGAGGTCATCCGGATGA
- a CDS encoding YraN family protein — MTSTAEQPSAGAPHIELGRWGEELAVRHLEKAGYVVLSRNWRCRDGELDLVATDRKRLIFCEVKTRTGVGFGSPAEAVTPDKADRIRRLAHQWQRTFMLRWCSVRYDIVAIVARPGAQPHVRHIKAAF, encoded by the coding sequence GCCGCACATCGAGCTGGGGCGCTGGGGAGAAGAACTCGCGGTCCGGCATCTGGAGAAGGCGGGCTACGTCGTCCTGAGCCGCAACTGGCGTTGCCGCGACGGCGAACTGGACCTTGTCGCGACGGACAGGAAACGCCTGATCTTCTGCGAGGTGAAGACCAGGACGGGAGTGGGCTTCGGCAGCCCCGCCGAGGCGGTGACCCCGGACAAGGCGGATCGCATCCGCCGTCTCGCGCACCAGTGGCAGCGCACGTTCATGCTCCGCTGGTGCTCCGTCCGCTACGACATCGTCGCGATCGTCGCCAGGCCCGGAGCCCAGCCGCATGTCCGGCATATCAAGGCGGCGTTCTGA